The region AATTTATGATGTATCAAGTATAGACGATTATATATAATTTAGTAAAACataatttgtaaaaaaaatattatataaaatgtattaagaaattataaaatttctatTTACAAAAAATGTAATGagttaaaaatataattaatattcgAGTTTAAACCAAATATGTACCACATATCGTATTCGGGTAtgattattttatatataaaaaaagaaTTACTTGATACATAATATGGGTGGGTATGTAAGTTTTCATTTTCGGGATCATATTTTATACAAATATGATATTTTTGCCAAATTTAAATCATATATTAAAGGAATATTAGTCAAGTATCATATTTTTGAATGGGATAAATTTTGAAAAACCGAATAGGGTCGTATAACACAACTCAAAATAaaaatttatgtatttattaGTATGTATCACTTAAAATTTGAAGCGTCACTTAATTTAAGAACATTTCAAATTATAATACTTTTATTATATATAGGGATTAGTTTTTTCATAAAAGTCTTTCGGCGACATTTGACCATAACTCATTTTTTAACTTTACAATGTCTTAATTCGTAATCATTCAACCCTTTGCTTATAATATTAACTTGAAATGAAGAAACAATGATGATGAGTACGATGAATATCAAAATCTCAgtatattaattctaaatcaataTTAAATCGGCAAGTTTGattataaaatttcaaaatttcaaattttgGTTTGGAGACCAAAAATCCCTTCGAAATTTTCACGAacttaattatataattaatcatagcattattatataatatgtataagTCGGATCTTATTCAAATTTTTAATTGTCATGATTCTTGTACTACCAATATCATTGATATGTATCGTTagatatttaaataaatttatcataacCGTTGAATctaaaataaatgaatattctATAAACAACGATAAGTAGGTCTTATGAATTGAATAGAATtttaaattcttttaatcatttaaacaaaaaaagaaaaagtaGGTAACCTACCCGGAATagaataataatttaaaattcgTAATTATTTTGCATAAGGGATATTTTATCCGACTTAGTTATGGTTCATGTACTACCAATTTTATATGGATCATTAGATCTTTTTACAAATATATGTGCATTATATCATTATTATATAATATGCATAAGATAGATCTTATTGTCAAATTTGATTTATAAAACTCTAAATAGAGCCGAAATAAAATCAAACGAAACTcgttatttttttatttgtttaaaCTTTAATTTGACTACATATATGTATATTTCGTAAAATCTACATATTTGTTGCGACTATAATACAACAAAACTATCAACAATATTGCAACAATATGAGAAAAACaatatatatacattaaaaattaaaaaattaaaaaaaaattctaaaaaaagtAAATGCATCGCGGGGGTTATTGTAACAGCCCACACTTCCGGACTATTAGttctaaatcgaaaactaaaaataaaatatattattactcgataattctaatagatcacgaaattcaaagcagcggtcaaactcaataatcaaaatcataaaaatagagacgcagctccacaaatccgataataattgtctaacagataattaaatttattctctaaaaacaaaatctttattctaattcaaatagcacaaaacgaagcagcacagatctcctcatagttctcattccttaattttaatatgctccaaattccgaacctgaaatgttaaaaggggtgagctacacagctcagcaagtacaaattgactatctcttaaacagaaaaacaatgggtgttttaataaaatgatttttctcaaacaataataattttgtaaaacaatTTGTTAAGTAGATCCAACccaagttttatattttaaaattcagaatttaaaacagaacagagcagattttataacagatcagaacaaAATAAAATAGAACAAAACGATAATTCtaataaataccacagtcttgatctacggccacactttgccagtcgccggcatctaattcttattcttattctttataccacactttgccagtggtcggcatctaaagttcaataattacgcgcccttaataggtatctaaagttgcacacttgtgcgcctactaagggtatctaaggctagttccggaactatagcgtaaattacgaacgggttcgaaaacgtagagactgggttctaaaattcacaaatacttatatcttataatttcgaaatcaaaattcttatatcttatacgaaattaaaaacagaactgaaatatattttccgaaaaataaaagtaagtcaaaagtacttacctcaaagcctgaccagatctgaatttactctttttgaccctctaaacgatattttcttgaaaaacacgaaacacgaaatctgaagataacgaaaagacctttctgaaaagtccagaatcactgaattctgacttacgatgaattttctacgaattttacaagacagctgatttttgctgagaaagtcctacgaattttaatgataaaaacaaggaatacgaatatggtgtatttataacgatacaaaaccctatatctcaactaggaaataataatatttcctcctaaagatttacaacctctccaagtaaattccataaataaaatatttgatacacacaattacctaaactaaaaaaatttcgattttctaaattattcttacacttatttccacaaataacaaatcttttcacaaatcaactaccttgcacaaaatgttttcagaatattctaattttaaaatatttatctagacaaattaatatctaatttctaataaataaattaaaaataaaattacgaattttacattcttccctccttaaaagaatttggtccccaaattcacataacataaataaattaaataagtcACTAAAGAAAAGAAATCATACCTTAATTGCGATAGTTGTCATTTCCTGTCAGCTGAAACACACGTCCTTTGCCCATCTTGTTATCTGCTTCCTTCCTTGGTGGCGGTGGCGGATTGTGCGGACAATTCGAAATCTTATGTCCTACTTCTCCGCAATGAAAACAAGCACCTGTATTCCAACGACAGACTTTGTCCGGATGATTCTTGCCGCACCTGGTACACGTCTCTCGATCACCTTGACCCCCGATGTTATCGTACACGTGTGGCTTCTTGAGTGGTCCCTCTTGAAAAGATTGCCCACTAGTTTGAGTGAACCGCCTCTTATTCCAACTGCCAGACGCCTTTTCAGATTCTGCCAAGCCCCTTTCGATCACTAACGCCTTGTTGAGGACAGCCTCGTACGTCTGAAGTTCAAACGACGCCACTGAATTCCTGATGTCACTTCGAAGTCCCTCCTCTAATCTTCGTGCTCGACTGCTCTCATCTGCTACTAGGGTCGACGCGTACTTCGCAAGCTTTGCAAATTCTGCTTCGTATTCAATGACGGTTCTTCCACCTTGTTGAAGTCGAATGAAGTCCCTCTCTTTCTGCAGACGAACTGTTCTCGGAAAGTACTTGTCCTCTAAAGCCTTCTTGAACTTTGCCCAAGTGTACGGTTCATGATTTTCTTCAAGATTTGTCGTCTCATTCTTTCTCTTTTCCATAAGCCACCAGTCGTAAGCGCTTCCTTGCAATTGGTACACAGCTAAGGTCACCTTTTGTCCCTCATTGCTCCCCAGAAGTCCgaaagctttttccatctcttgGATCCACATCTCAACGATAGCCGGGTCTGTAGCTCCATCAAAAGTTGGCGGGTTCAAACGCTTGAATTGAGAGACGATGTTGGGCTTCGGTTGCTGATTCACAAGTACAGCTAGAGTTTCAGCCAGCTGGTCAAAGACGTTTCCTCCTTCATCATTATTGCCCTGATTTTCATTGTTGTTCTGATTTTCTCCATCCATCTTTACTAGAACACACAAAACAAATTCTAAACTTATAGTCAAtaatcaaaaaaacacaaaagtcaaacatatcaaataatcacacaaataaatgccctaaatccaaaataattttctaagacctatacgatagtctaaaggatcgcatcctagggaatgtactagtcccatacctaatacactccgaaggacagcctgctcttgataccaactgtaacagcccacacttccggactattagttctaaatcgaaaactaaaaaataaaatatattattactcgataattctaatagatcacgaaattcaaagcagcggtcaaactcaataatcaaaatcataaaaatagagacgcagctccacaaatccgataataattgtctaacagataattaaatttattctctaaaaacaaaatctttattctaattcaaatagcacaaaacgaagcagcacagatctcctcatagttctcattccttaattttaatatgctccaaattccgaacctgaaatgttaaaaggggtgagctacacagctcagcaagtacaaattgactatctcttaaacagaaaaacaatgggtgttttaataaaatgatttttctcaaacaataataattttgtaaaacaatTTGTTAAGTAGATCCAACccaagttttatattttaaaattcagaatttaaaacagaacagagcagattttataacagatcagaacaaAATAAAATAGAACAAAACGATAATTCtaataaataccacagtcttgatctacggccacactttgccagtagccggcatctaattcttattcttattctttataccacactttgaCTGTAACAGCCCACACTTCCGGACTATTAGttctaaatcgaaaactaaaaataaaatatattattactcgataattctaatagatcacgaaattcaaagcagcggtcaaactcaataatcaaaatcataaaaatagagacgcagctccacaaatccgataataattgtctaacagataattaaatttattctctaaaaacaaaatctttattctaattcaaatagcacaaaacgaagcagcacagatctcctcatagttctcattccttaattttaatatgctccaaattccgaacctgaaatgttaaaaggggtgagctacacagctcagcaagtacaaattgactatctcttaaacagaaaaacaatgggtgttttaataaaatgatttttctcaaacaataataattttgtaaaacaatTTGTTAAGTAGATCCAACccaagttttatattttaaaattcagaatttaaaacagaacagagcagattttataacagatcagaacaaAATAAAATAGAACAAAACGATAATTCtaataaataccacagtcttgatctacggccacactttgccagtagccggcatctaattcttattcttattctttataccacactttgccagtggtcggcatctaaagttcaataattacgcgcccttaataggtatctaaagttgcacacttgtgcgcctactaagggtatctaaggctagttccggaactatagcgtaaattacgaacgggttcgaaaacgtagagactgggttctaaaattcacaaatacttatatcttataatttcgaaatcaaaattcttatatcttatacgaaattaaaaacagaactgaaatatattttccgaaaaataaaagtaagtcaaaagtacttacctcaaagcctgaccagatctgaatttactctttttgaccctctaaacgatattttcttgaaaaacacgaaacacgaaatctgaagataacgaaaagacctttctgaaaagtccagaatcactgaattctgacttacgatgaattttctacgaattttacaagacagctgatttttgctgagaaagtcctacgaattttaatgataaaaacaaggaatacgaatatggtgtatttataacgatacaaaaccctatatctcaactaggaaataataatatttcctcctaaagatttacaacctctccaagtaaattccataaataaaatatttgatacacacaattacctaaactaaaaaaatttcgattttctaaattattcttacacttatttccacaaataacaaatcttttcacaaatcaactaccttgcacaaaatgttttcagaatattctaattttaaaatatttatctagacaaattaatatctaatttctaataaataaattaaaaataaaattacgaattttacaGTTATAAACTGATATTATATAATGTGCATAAGAGGATTTCATTCATAATTTTGATAATTATAATCACTATACTCCCAATTTCATATAAACGTTAGATCTTTTTGCaaatatatgtgtatgtataattattatataattctatcatataaaaatttaaacaaacaAATTTCACATCTTTAAAATTATAAttcaatttatatttaaaaaaattataatactAAAAAATACCGTGCATCACGCGGATTTTAATCTACTATAAATAAATTTCGTcaaatcatttcaaaaaatttGAATAACAAATTTTACATCTTAAAAGTTATAGTTTAATTTATAactaaaaaattatattatattacaaAAAATTCAAAATGAATTTCAAGATAGTATAACTTATAAATATAACATTCTCCATTACTCGTGTTTACCTAAACTATCTATCTAGTAATATGAATTCTCTTTTGCTTCTAAAAAAACTTTTTAATATAACATTCTCCTCCCTTTCTTCCCATCCTCCTTAAATATTCATCTGCCATAATATAAATTTAAtgattattataattttatacCACATagttatttattataatttaagtCTACGTGAATTTtgttatttgatttaaataatatAAGTAAATAATAAGTTCATAATTAAATATCACATTATTTTACCTGAAAGCTCTTTACATTAAATTTGTTATCAAATTTttaatgaaaattttaaaattaaaataataattaaatattaaaaaaagttTGGGGCAAAATACATTTATTGTATCATAAATTTAATTTTCGAATTTATAAGAATAtgaaaaattaaattattatttgaGATGTTTTCACCTACAAAAATAAGATGAAAAAAGTGTTATATTTAAAAAGCCTAAAGAGAATGTTTGTTATTGATGGCAGCACCTTTATTTTCAAGATAGCTCGGTTGTGTTTAGTAAAAATTATTTATGGCCAAAGTACTATAAAAGTCATGGCTCAACAAAAGACAAAGCATTGTTTATC is a window of Apium graveolens cultivar Ventura chromosome 11, ASM990537v1, whole genome shotgun sequence DNA encoding:
- the LOC141696130 gene encoding uncharacterized protein LOC141696130 gives rise to the protein MDGENQNNNENQGNNDEGGNVFDQLAETLAVLVNQQPKPNIVSQFKRLNPPTFDGATDPAIVEMWIQEMEKAFGLLGSNEGQKVTLAVYQLQGSAYDWWLMEKRKNETTNLEENHEPYTWAKFKKALEDKYFPRTVRLQKERDFIRLQQGGRTVIEYEAEFAKLAKYASTLVADESSRARRLEEGLRSDIRNSVASFELQTYEAVLNKALVIERGLAESEKASGSWNKRRFTQTSGQSFQEGPLKKPHVYDNIGGQGDRETCTRCGKNHPDKVCRWNTGACFHCGEVGHKISNCPHNPPPPPRKEADNKMGKGRVFQLTGNDNYRN